A window of Hippoglossus stenolepis isolate QCI-W04-F060 chromosome 16, HSTE1.2, whole genome shotgun sequence contains these coding sequences:
- the tmem98 gene encoding transmembrane protein 98 isoform X1 yields the protein METVVIVAIGVLTTIFLASFIALVVVCRHRYCHPHDLLHHFDTKQQGFTRFCFNLFLRPTVDLIGAMETQSELSELELDDVVITNPHIEAILDNEDWIEDASGLVSHCISILKICHTLTEKLVAMTMGSGAKVKAPASLSDIITVAKRISPRVDDVVRSMYPPLDPILLDARATALLLSVSHLVLVTRNACHMSGSMDWIDQSLHAAEDHMVVLREAALASEPDRGMLGADAQREQAI from the exons ATGGAGACGGTGGTGATCGTAGCCATTGGGGTGTTGACCACCATTTTCCTGGCCTCCTTCATTGCCCTGGTGGTGGTGTGCAGACACCGCTACTGCCACCCTCACGACCTGCTGCACCACTTCGACACCAA ACAGCAAGGCTTCACTCGCTTCTGCTTCAACCTGTTTCTCAGACCGACGGTCGATCTGATCGGAGCCATGGAGACTCAGAGCGAACTgtcggagctggagctggacgACGTGGTCATCACCAACCCTCACATCGAGGCCATCCTGGACAACGAGGACTGGATTGAAGACGCCTC TGGTCTGGTCTCTCACTGCATCTCCATCCTGAAG ATCTGCCACACCTTGACTGAGAAGCTGGTTGCCATGACAATGGGCTCAGGGGCAAAGGTCAAAGCGCCAGCGAGTCTGAGTGACATTATCACCGTGGCAAAACGCATCAGCCCGAG GGTGGACGACGTTGTCAGATCCATGTACCCTCCTTTGGATCCAATTCTCCTGGACGCCAG GGCCAccgctctgctcctctcagtcAGCCACCTGGTGCTGGTCACCCGCAACGCCTGTCACATGTCTGGCAGTATGGACTGGATCGACCAGTCGCTCCACGCCGCAGAAGATCACATGGTGGTTTTGCGCGAGGCGGCGCTGGCCTCTGAACCGGATCGAGGCATGCTCGGAGCTGACGCACAGAGAGAGCAGGCCATTTAG
- the tmem98 gene encoding transmembrane protein 98 isoform X2: METVVIVAIGVLTTIFLASFIALVVVCRHRYCHPHDLLHHFDTKPTVDLIGAMETQSELSELELDDVVITNPHIEAILDNEDWIEDASGLVSHCISILKICHTLTEKLVAMTMGSGAKVKAPASLSDIITVAKRISPRVDDVVRSMYPPLDPILLDARATALLLSVSHLVLVTRNACHMSGSMDWIDQSLHAAEDHMVVLREAALASEPDRGMLGADAQREQAI; the protein is encoded by the exons ATGGAGACGGTGGTGATCGTAGCCATTGGGGTGTTGACCACCATTTTCCTGGCCTCCTTCATTGCCCTGGTGGTGGTGTGCAGACACCGCTACTGCCACCCTCACGACCTGCTGCACCACTTCGACACCAA ACCGACGGTCGATCTGATCGGAGCCATGGAGACTCAGAGCGAACTgtcggagctggagctggacgACGTGGTCATCACCAACCCTCACATCGAGGCCATCCTGGACAACGAGGACTGGATTGAAGACGCCTC TGGTCTGGTCTCTCACTGCATCTCCATCCTGAAG ATCTGCCACACCTTGACTGAGAAGCTGGTTGCCATGACAATGGGCTCAGGGGCAAAGGTCAAAGCGCCAGCGAGTCTGAGTGACATTATCACCGTGGCAAAACGCATCAGCCCGAG GGTGGACGACGTTGTCAGATCCATGTACCCTCCTTTGGATCCAATTCTCCTGGACGCCAG GGCCAccgctctgctcctctcagtcAGCCACCTGGTGCTGGTCACCCGCAACGCCTGTCACATGTCTGGCAGTATGGACTGGATCGACCAGTCGCTCCACGCCGCAGAAGATCACATGGTGGTTTTGCGCGAGGCGGCGCTGGCCTCTGAACCGGATCGAGGCATGCTCGGAGCTGACGCACAGAGAGAGCAGGCCATTTAG